One segment of Panicum virgatum strain AP13 chromosome 3K, P.virgatum_v5, whole genome shotgun sequence DNA contains the following:
- the LOC120699439 gene encoding cyclin-A1-3-like has protein sequence MSSGAAPRRSSSAATAKRPAVAAAERAGVGAKAAAQANKRAALGDVTNVAAGGAGTRGRAGGSRKASAAPAGAAASKLNSATSAAPVKNVSLASACYVGSGRGCAVKSATAKTGQAVSCHDSTTQKHNVPPAEVATVVRELNVAPAPALCSSIVSPQYLEDSVCIDGTVSTCDSMKSPDYEYSNNGDSMLTSLEGQANENLCILEDRDGHETKWKKNSPHPMEIDYVCSVDNNNDEPRLYPALASDIYMLLREAESKERPSTDFMKTIQKDINPSMRAILVDWLVEVAEEYRLVPDTLYLTVNYIDRYLSGNKISRQRLQLLGVACMLIAAKREEICAPQAEEFCYITDNTYFRDEVLEMEASVLNCLKFQMGAPTAKCFLRRFLRAAQACDEDPAYIEVLANYITELSLLEYNLLCYPPSQIAASAIFLAKYILYPTKHPWNPTLARNTRYKPSELCESVKALHHLLSTAPLNNLHAVREKYKYIVTEMQCPASIPTGFFEDATR, from the exons ATGTCGAgcggcgccgccccccgccgcTCGTCGTCGGCCGCGACGGCCAAGCGCCCCGCCGTGGCAGCGGCGGAGAGAGCCGGCGTGGGGGCGAAGGCCGCGGCGCAGGCCAACAAGCgggccgcgctcggcgacgTCACCAACGTCGCCGCGGGGGGAGCCGGAACGCGAGGGAGGGCCGGTGGCTCCAGGAAGGCCTCGGCCGCaccggcgggcgccgccgcctcg AAGCTGAATTCAGCTACCTCAGCTGCACCAGTGAAGAACGTATCATTGGCAAGTGCTTGCTATGTGGGCTCAGGTCGGGGTTGCGCTGTGAAATCGGCTACTGCCAAGACAGGTCAAGCTGTATCTTGCCATGACAGCACAACACAAAAGCACAATGTTCCTCCTGCAGAAGTGGCCACTGTTGTGCGTGAGCTGAATGTCGCTCCTGCCCCTGCACTCTGCAGCAGCATTGTGTCTCCCCAATACTTAGAGGACTCAGTTTGCATTGATGGGACGGTGTCGACCTGTGACTCAATGAAAAGCCCAGATTATGAGTACAGTAATAATGGGGACTCAATGCTCACGTCATTGGAGGGACAAGCAAATGAGAACCTATGTATCTTGGAGGATAGAGATGGTCATG AAACCAAGTGGAAGAAAAATTCCCCTCATCCAATGGAAATAGACTATGTTTGTTCTGTTGACAATAACAATGACGAGCCGCGGTTGTATCCTGCTCTTGCTTCTGACATCTACATGCTCTTGCGTGAGGCTGAG AGTAAGGAAAGGCCGTCAACTGATTTTATGAAAACAATTCAAAAGGATATAAACCCAAGCATGAGGGCTATTTTGGTAGATTGGCTTGTGGAA GTTGCTGAAGAATATCGTCTTGTTCCTGATACTTTATATCTGACAGTTAACTACATTGACCGATATCTTTctggcaacaaaatcagccgtCAGAGGCTGCAACTACTTGGTGTTGCATGCATGCTTATAGCAGC AAAACGTGAAGAGATATGTGCACCCCAAGCAGAAGAATTTTGCTACATAACTGACAATACATATTTCAGAGATGAG GTTTTAGAAATGGAAGCTTCTGTCCTGAATTGCCTGAAATTTCAAATGGGTGCGCCTACAGCAAAGTGTTTTTTGAG GAGATTTCTTCGTGCTGCACAAGCATGTGATGAG GATCCAGCATATATTGAGGTTCTGGCAAATTACATCACTGAGCTATCATTGCTGGAGTACAATCTACTTTGTTACCCTCCTTCACAAATAGCAGCCTCAGCTATCTTCTTGGCAAAATATATACTCTATCCAACCAAGCATCCTTGG AATCCCACACTTGCTCGCAACACACGGTACAAGCCATCAGAATTGTGCGAGAGTGTAAAGGCGCTGCACCACCTTTTGAGTACTGCTCCTTTGAATAACCTTCATGCAGTCAGAGAAAAGTACAAG TACATTGTCACAGAGATGCAATGTCCAGCATCGATCCCTACTGGGTTCTTCGAGGACGCGACGCGCTAG